The genomic region TTCTTTGAAACTCAATGTAAAATTCTCCTGGCTGCACAGGAGAGAGTATTGCGGAGTGAATTGGAGAGCATGTGAGACTAATGCTTTGTTTGGACTTGCTGAGGCTTGACTAAGTAAATAGTTTAGAACAGGGAAagagaacctgtgaccttccagctgTTATTGAACTTAatctctcatcagcctcagccagcattgctCATGATGACtggtgatgagaactgtagttcaatgacatctggagggccacttctGGTTTTGTATTACATCTGGACCAGCGCATAGATTGCACAGATTATATCAGGAAGCCCTATATCCAGTGGCCTAAAGTATGCACAATGCCCTTAGTCCTTGCATACATTGCCAGGCATGTGGTCAGCTGTCTTATCTGACAATGGGGAatggggaagagaagggaggatGGATTCAAAGGAtctcttttctccccacccaccctcttaACAAGTGACCAAGTGGATTAATTAAAGTTtgttcaagagaagataccaaCACATAGTCTCTTGCTGAGTGCAAGGATCACTGCATGGGGATCTTGGTTTTTCTGGCTTGGAGACAGTATTAAAATATTGCaataaaatattaacatatttatgTACTGTAAAGATATAAGACTGTTCAATTTTCAAGTtttagtttttcttttaattttatcAGGCACCCAAATAAGTCCAAGTGTCTTGACTGGCAATTGACCTCTTGAAAAGCTACTGTAATATGCTTAAGACAAAAGCTTAGATTCAAACAGCAGTAAAACTTGTTTCACAGGCTAAGGGCTtggggcttcccccgcccctttttttttcttttagcaaTAGCCTATCAAGGCTGCATAACTATTGAAAGTGGAAGAAGAGTAGTGGAGTTTTAAAAAATTCCACTGGGCATGCTCAAGCACTTGTTTTTGCCAAAAGTAGTTATTTGGATTCCATTATTTGGTTTAAAGATATTTAAAAACATCGCTAATGTTTCCATGTATAGGGCTCCAAAATGGAATACTAAAGTTGCAGTCCTAAccctgcttacttgggagtaagttccattgaatttaaTAGAACTTCTGAGTTGGCATGATTAGAATTCTGCTGAAAGTATTTCTACGGCTAGTTTTGCCAAATGTTTCCTCCTCCTTACATTTTATTTGAAATGAGTATATTTTATTGAACACTGTAACTTACAATACATTCTGTTGTATCCACTTCTTCCAGGGCTTCCATTTCCTCTTCTTCCCTTGCATGCccccagccctccaggtgttcaggagctggaggggatgggagaggaaagggaaattCTGTTATGCAGATTGAAGCCCTTTGTGCTGACAGAACTGTAGCATGGGACACAGCCTCCTAACCCCGAAGAAATTGCATAAAACTTCCCCCCTGGAATTTTCATAATTGTGTGTGTATGCCTTTTTTTAAGGGTGTCAAGAAACAAGTCTGAAAAGAAACGCAGAGATCAGTTTAATGTACTCATCAAAGAACTGGGATCCATGCTTCCGGGCAATGCTCGGAAGATGGACAAATCTACTGTACTGCAGAAGAGCATTGATTTCTTACAGAAGCACAAAGGTAATTTGGGAACGTCACAGGAAATTTGTGAAACAAATTTTGTTGAATTCTTGATACTTAAGTATATATGAGTATATATGAGTTGGAATGGTCCCTAATTCACAGCTAGTTTTAGTCTGTCTGCCTGGTGGTGTTGGTGCTATATTTGCTGGGACAGGGTGGTGGCAAGGTTGAAGGGTGATGGTGCCAGCAACCCGGTaagagtgtgtgtgcacatgtgagcCGCTGCCAACTCGGAACTCTCTTAGCTTTCCCCTGACCTGTTTAATGCAGCACCACAACTAGTTGTGTGCTGCTGCTCTGCATCATGCAGTTCTGATGTTGAGTAAATGCTTCTTTTCTCAACCTTTTTGACTTCCTATCTGCATCTTGGTACATTAAGGTAGAATGTTGCAAAGAATACAGTTCTCTCACTTGCTCTCTTACCTTTTTTGTTTTCGTAACAGGCATGTTTAATGACTGGGCTGGTGCGGTTAATGAATGATAGTTTCCAATGGGATGGGGAAAATAACCTGTGGcgctattccctccccccttttgttcaagttggcatccAAAGTTGGGTGTGTGTACTACAAGTGTGCACacaattttcctttccttttgcagaGATCACTGCCCAATCAGATGCCAGTGAAATCCGACAGGACTGGAAACCCACATTCCTTAGTAATGAAGAATTCACTCAGTTAATGTTAGAGGTAACTTAATTATTTTCATTGTAAAATGTGTGAGTATTCTGTCATTGTAAGTATTGCTTTGTGATGTCGTGCGGtatattttcagctttgtattgtaATTAAAATGCACTTTCCCTAATATTCAGTTAAAATATGTGCAAAACAGATTCAAAAGATGCATGTGGAGAATGCTGCTGCATGGGGTTATTGGGGGACCAGTTGCTTAAAATATTCTGTACCTTTGAAACTTAATTTACCCTCTGTTTTGAAACCCAGTTTGAGGATGCCTTTGACCTTTAATTCCTCAATGGTTTGGGTCCAAAGTAAATTGAGGACTACCTACCTCCATGTAATACTGCTTGTCTGTTTAGAAACTTAGAAGGGTCTTTGCTCTCCATCCCACCATTATCTGTAGCTGTAGTCATGTTGGGTGGTATGTGGAGCCAGGCCTTCTCTACAGTGTCACTTAAACTTTGACACCACACTGGGAGACATGCTTAGCCTGTTCTCTTCCCACCTTCTGAAAGACGGTGAAGACCATTGTTGTCCATTGGGCATTTTATAGCAATGAGTTTAGTGCCTTGGTTTTGTGCTCCTGCTGTTTTGTGTTGAATTGATTTGAAACAATTTGTATCAAATTTGCAATTggtattttaacattttcttttgtattttaagtATTGTGAGCCTTTTGGCTGAGGAGCAACATCACAATGTGCTTAGCATAATGTGCATTTCCCCAGGTTTGAGAGCGCGACCCATGAATTGATTGTCAGATAGTTTTCAGTTCCACTGTTCAGGGTGCTGGTGCAGGGAGGTTTAAGATTTTGAGATCAATTAAGAAGTTAGTCCTGGCTCTTTTTTGTATGTTAATCAAATTGTACAGTGCCCTGTTTGTCTCCTTTTAACTGTCTCTTCTGTTTAATTTCAGGCTCTTGATGGTTTTTTCTTAGCAATCATGACAGATGGAAGTATAATATATGTATCAGAAAGTGTAACCCCCTTACTTGAACACTTGCCAGTAAGTACGAGCTGCTTACAGGAAGATATCAGATTTATCTGGTCACTGGATGGACACTTTACCATTTGCCATTCTAGATTCTGGAGCTCAAATAGTATAATATCTTTTTAAAGACTTCATCTTTTCTTCCATTAAAGCAGCCTTAGTCCTGTTTCATGTATAAGGCACTTCAGTGGGTGAATCAGGAGCATCAGACATTTTTCTCTGCTCATATACACACAGCCATCACAGTGTACCACAGTGTGCACATTCATTGACCCCTGATGTAAGTGGtatatgaaaataacacacaTATGCCTGTGCACGATCTTCCTTCTGTATAGCCTATTTCTCGCTTATCAAAGGGCATaagcattttgtttttatcttgccctaaaaaatttttttttattcttgcaCTAAGAAATGGAGAGTTACAGTTGAGTCTACCATTGTGTAGATTTGGTTTATAACAGTTGCAGACTTCGTTTCCTCTAAGGAGGAAAGGGACTTGAACAATCCTGCACATTGAGGTTTTTACCCACAATTGCTGTGCATATGGTAAAACCTTGCCTTTTGTCCAAACTGTTGGAATGCAACTGATAATTTTGCTGATTTTACTATTGCTGGTTTTCTGCTTGAATTTGATGAGAGGTTTGTATATATATTGTAAAAGCATTCATTTAAAGTGGGGTCCATAACTGATCTCTGCTCATGTCTTGTGCAAACAGACAGAAGTGCTTTTCTGCCCACACAAGACATCTCTGGATTGCACACAAAATCAAGTAGGATCAGCATCAGAATATTGCAGGGTGTCCTCACTTTCTAACAGGATTGCTTCTCTTCCGGGTTTCTGTCAGCTAATTACACCCCTTTCCCATATACTGTAAGTTGTAGTAAGCTTAAGcagggtattccccccccccccagtttcccacCTTTTGCAATTGATTCTCAATATCCTGTGGCTGCTTagaatgctcagtcctcattctAAGGTTGCTTCCTTAGGTTAAAACATATACTTCATTACTGCAATGTACCTCAATTATCAAAAGACAGGGGAGTGTCTTTTATACTTTGGATAGGATTATAGCAACGTTTGTTCACTGCATCTGAAATTAGGGCAATCCAGCTTTTTATTGTTGTAAAAATATTTGGAAATGATGTACTTAATCAGGATTATGTGTTACAAGCAGCATAATATTTTTCTCCCTGACAGCTGTGTTAGTTACTTTGTATTCAAAAGTGACATTTCACAAGattacattttcatttcatttctctctctcttttagtctGACCTTGTGGATCAGAGTATATTTAATTTTGTCCCGGAGGGGGAGCATTCAGAGGTTTATAAAATACTGTCTACTCATCTGTTGGAAAGTGATTCGTTGACCCCAGAATATTTAAAATGTAAGTTGCACTGTTGAATTATCTCTCAGAAGAAACTCCTGAACACTTCAACATGTTAAAATACAGTGAAAATATAATCACTGATTTATTCTGTTAAACTAAGAGTTTCCTGAAATCTTTTTCACATACCAGGTATATGAAAAGGCTAAcactattattatatttatattatttatatttatatatgcagGAGGTAAGGAATCAAGAATTGTTTCAACTGTGGCCAGCAACTGCTGCATTTTAgcagttttattattataattatttatttaatttatgtaccgccctatactcagaggtctcagggcggttcacagaataaaatcaaaatataaaactacaaaatacataatcaaaataaaaacaacaacccaacaaccccccaccccccaaaaaaacacattttaaaagggcataggatcctCACAACATTTAAAGTAAGACAATTAACAAACCTGGACAAAAATACTTCTTGGAGAACCATGATCTCAGAAATGTCTGCAGAAATGTATGCAGAAATCTCTGTCAATATATAAAATGAATGTAAATGGTAACTGAACACCGCATTGTAGAATGCATGCGGTCAGTGTTCCAATGTCCACCCATGTTCTCATCTATGATACTGTCCCATGCCTTCTGCCATTCTCTCTCCCACTTGGTTCCCCCTTcaggttttttgagggggaggggcTCTCACCCTCTTAGAGTTGTTTTTCTGAAGATTTTTTGCACATCTGCAAATCTTCAGTTCCCACAGGCTTACTGATACTTCCTTCTTCAGTGTAACTGATGCAATATTGGAGAGCCACACTCAACTCTGAGCTTTGAAAATCGAAGGAGTACTGGGCTGTGGACTGTCTGCAGTTGGGATGTTGACAGAAGCTTGCTTTACTTTCTGAAATGTTTCTCACTCATGGTTTGTTAAACCATGGTGTGATGATCATTatccacaattttattttatattgctcACAATACTTTTGGGGAGTGGGGCAGCACAGGGTAGATACATATTTTAAGGCTGCAGCCCTAGATATACCTAACTGGGATTAATCCACTTAGGCTcttttgggagggagggtggatataaataaacaaacaaacaaacaaacaaactcaatgtgccttacttctgagtagacatgtaaaaGATTATATTCTAAATGTGTAGGATCTTAGATTCAAACCTAGTTGAAAAATATTGTGGTAGCAGGGCAGGAAAAGGCTGGATGCACTGAAGAACTACTCCCATGTAAGGAATGTAAGATGGCACATTGTTAAGGCTATGTTTAAGATAGCTTCTTCCATTGTTTTGCACATTTTACTCAAGAATATCAGCTTGTAAGGTTTTGATGTTCATTTTGATATTCCATTATGTGTGTTTTGTTCTTCTAGCAAAAAACCAACAAGAGTTCTGTTGCCATATGCTCCGAGGGACAATAGACCCCAAAGAGCCACCTACATATGAATATGTAAAATTTATAGGAAACTTCAAGTCATTGAGTAACAGTAAgttacagtatttttttaaaagtgttttagaTTACAACTAACATGTGAAACGTTACAAGAAATAGGAAAAAGAATGTACctcctttttttaaggaaacaggCACTGGATTACATTTAAGTGTAAATTTACAGCATGTCTGTCGACAGAAACTAGGGAAGTGTAGCAACTTCtagtgcaggcacccccaaactcggccctccagctgttttgggactacaattcccatcatccctgaccactggtcctgttagctagggatgatgggaattgtattcccaaaacagctggaggaccgagtttggggatgcctgctctagtgaGTCCTGAATCTCAAGCCTTGGAGAGATTCTTGGCTGCTTTGGGCAAAGTGTGATCTGCATGTGACACCCAAGTCAAAGCAGAATTCCCCAAGTGCCTAATGACACCTCAGTGATTCAGATGCTTAAAAAAGCTGCAAACTGTCTGCAGAAAGTGAAACTATTGTCTCTAAGCTCGCCATATAAGGAAGACAgcagaggggaggagaggggctaATTGATATCTGTATTTTAAGGAAAACTCTTGGACCAGGATGGAGGGAAAGCTTGTTCAGAACTGTCAGTTTTTAATCAGAGGAATTATTTTGTCAGCACTCTTCAATCCCAGTATTTGAGGGGAGGGATGTTGctgaataatataatatatacattttctctGTGTTGTTTCTTGCTCTTTTGCAAGTTCTGTTCTGCAGTGCAGCAAACACCAGAAAGACTTCTGTTAGACTTCGGAGGTGTCCTTCCCTTTCCTGCTTTTTTCCTATTGTCCAACTTACATCTTTAGCGCTTTCATTCTGTTGGATTACTCGTGCTTTTCAATTTATTTCCAGTAATTGTTAGTAGCCCCTCATTCTATTTTgaatttatttgctgctatttcaAGGGTTTTTGTTCTGTTTAGCAGAGTGCAGTGTTATGCCCCTTCCCCTTATAGTTCAGGCTTTGAGGACTTTGCTTCTGTGTGACTGTAtgtagtctttttaaaaaatcactttgatctgaaggaaggacaggatataaaaaCTTTGAGATAAGTGAAACAGGTTGAGtgatttttactttctttttataTCAGCTTAGGCAGTATTAATGTtattaaatgaaatattttaagaatgtagtttaatttttttttctcccAGGTGATTTTTAAACACTTTGTTTCATAGGATCATTAATTATATGTTTGATTTTATAAGTCATTCTTAGAAATAGTAGTAAttttgttctcttcctcctgTCCGTAGTGTCTAACTCTGCGCATAATGGTTATGAAGGAACCATTCAGCGATCACATAGGCCTTCTTATGAAGACAGAGTTTGTTTTGTAGCTACAGTCAGGTTAGCTACACCTCAGTTTATCAAGGTATGTTTAGATTGTCATCTCTTCAAAATCTATGATATTtgcttttcttttgtatttttcttaatCAAAACATTTATTGTTTAATGAACAATCATTTAAGTAACCATACTCCAATCCAGGAAAGGTAATCTGCTCCAGGATGCAGGTGTTCTTGTATGAATTGCCTCCTAGATTGGGTCTtgtgctgttaaaaaaaaaaggtctatAGCCAGCTTCTGTAACTATACTGCACATATGTTGGATCAGGCTCAAGCATGCATCCCCAGAGGATGATTTGGGCTGTTAGTTAACAACCTGTCTGCAGTACTAGGAAGACTCAATCAAGTTCTCCACATTGCCGTAGCTGATGTTCAGTGCCTTTCCTACAGGAATTTTGAAACGTGTCCTTCTGTGGTGCAAATTTAGATTTGCTGAAGGCTTCATTATAAAGAACTTCCTCTTTTAGGAAGGCTGTATACCATGTGAATTGCTAGTAAAAAATAGAAAGCACAACTGCCTTCCGTCTCAAttcccagatgtcaaaaagaagtAGGGGAGTTCTGAGGATGATGGTTCCTCTGGTGGTTCCTTGCACAGAATGCTGAACTTGCCATTCTCACACTGGTAAAATAAGCATAGTACGGGTTGGTCTGTAGTGGCAAGTTGCTTGAATTACTCCTCTTCCAAGCAGCAGTGAAACagcaaaataagaaatattttgcATGTTACATTCACGTCGATTTATATGTATGTTTGGAAGCCTGGATTTCATGAGAGTTTTACATTAGAGTAGAGCAGTTCTGAGAGACTTacgtttttttattttttaggaaatgAGCACTGTTGAAGAACCCAATGAAGAGTTCACCTCTAGACATAGCTTAGAATGGAAGTTCCTTTTCTTGGATCACAGGTGCCATTTCTTACAATGTAGTACTAAGCGGTAGCACTCTGTTACCGTTAGTGGTCACTAATCCTCATTGGCTGTTTATAGCAAGAAATGAATTTTACTTTTTACTGAATACGTTTTTATGTAATTATAAGCACAATTTTCAGCTTAAAAAGTGTGACTAATTTTTGTTCTATTCTGAGAAATAAAATAACGACTCTTATGTCATTATCCAGGGCACCACCAATAATAGGTTATTTACCATTTGAAGTGTTGGGGACATCAGGCTATGATTATTATCATGTTGATGACCTAGAAAACCTGGCAAAATGTCATGAACACTGTAAGTAAATGTCATAATTTTATGTAAACCATACTAATATAGAATTGGTAACTTTTGGTGATGTATACAaactagttacagtggtacctctgttccCGAATATCTCCATTGACGAACGTTTCAgaacccgaacgccgaaaaccggaagtaaatgcttctggttttgaacgcgcctcagaagttgaacagcttcCGCTACGTGTTTTTCCGTTTTCTCAGTGCAATTTGCAGACTGCactttgcgccttggtttttgaacatttcgaaAATCGagcggtcttccggaacggattacgttcaagaaccgaggtaccactgtatctatatttGAAAATCTTTTAACTAGGGCTAAAATACTTGTAAATTtatgttcaaaaaaagtttttaatcACAAAATAGTGCTTAAACAAAAATAGCACTTAAGCGCAATTTAAAtaattgcttaataataataataaattgcacaCTCAGAATTATAGCTTCCCTGTTTACTAGGCTAGGTTTTGCCCACTAGTGTGGATGGAACATTGCGCTATCTGAAGTGTGGAAAATCAATTTCAGCTGTGCATGTAACTAATAGATAAGAATAATGATTGGTGACATCAGGAGCTACCATTCTGGAAGCATTCATAGTAGTTCTCGGGTTGCTTTCCATTCTCtccttaaattatttttaaatttgggATATTAGAATCAAATGAAGAAAGTTTTGTGTTGGTTTAAAGAAGTGGTGTAAACTGTTTAAATGCACATTCAGGAAGTGGCATTTTCTGAATCAGAACCTTTTTTTAACATTGTTTTTAGTAATGCAATATGGAAAAGGGAAATCCTGCTATTACAGATTCCTCACAAAGGGTCAACAGTGGATTTGGTTGCAGACTCATTACTATATCACTTACCATCAGTGGAATTCTAGACCAGAGTTCATCGTATGTACACACACAGTAGTAAGGTAATAGAATTctgcataatttttattacagtTTTTTGCAACAGATTTTTCAGCTATATTTTAGTACTTCTCCCAGCTGACTAAGAAGTCATCAGAGTCTTCTGAGTTAATCACATGTAAAACCATATCAATGCATTAATGCATCCATGTTAtttttcaaatgcatttaaataatgtatataaaatgtTTGCTACCATTCTGTTAAGATGAACGGACATACTAATATCCTGATATGTTGGGTTATTTGTCGGTAGTTATGCAGAGGTTCGAGCAGAAAGGCGGCGTGAACTTGGTATTGAAGAGTCTCTACCAGAAATAGCTGCAGATAAAGTAAGTTTTCCACCATCATCTTATATTGGTTCTGTTCATTGctatagctttaaaaaaataatacttaaaAAATTGGCTTGTAGGGTTTGCAGTGCCTGCACTTCAGCAGGTGTTAATAATCCACCCACCCAGAGCTAGTCATTCTTTCATGTAAATTACCTAGCGATAAGGTGTTCAAAACTGCTCTTGCACAGTTTGGTTTGGATTTTTTGTTTCCCTTTTGGGTTGTCAGAGTGGTGAAAGACAAGCAAACACTGATCATAAGGAGAAGTAAGATGGAAAATGGACTGTTAAGATGTCAAACAGAGCAGGGATAAGTTAAGGGAAGGTGAAGCACATGTATAAAAAATTTGCTTTCATTGTGAAAGCCCCATGTTTGAATATTTGGTGAGATACAGTTAGTTTCTGCTAATTATATTGCTAATTATTTTGTGTGTGATGAACCAGccaaaacatttttattgttttagagTCAAGACTCTGGTTCTGAGAATCATATAAGCACAGTAAGCCTCAAAGAAGCTTTGGAGAGATTTGATCACAGCCCTACACCTTCTTCTGCCTCCAGGAGTTCAAGGAAATCTTCTCACACTGCAGTTTCAGACCCTTCTTGTGAGTGCACAAAATCAAAACCTGTTCTATAGAAGGTTATTGACTTTGGGGCCTTGTGACTTTAAAATGAATGCTGTTCGTGATAATTGTAGCCTGAGGATATTATCAGTTCTACAGAGAGAGTTATTAATCTGGTGTGGAATAAATCTCAATTTTTACCTAACCAATTGGAATAAAGGCTGTTTTGAATATGCAGTGCTATCATTTTATTGTGATGAACTTGCCTAAGTATATCTGGGCAAACTCAGAATGGTGATGATGAATAAAAGTATCCCTCTTCAATTTTATATTTGCTGGGACATCAGCAACGCCAACGAAGATGACAATGGATACTAGCACTCCTCCAAGGCAAAATTTATCCAGTCTTGAAAAGTCTGCACAAAGGAGGGCATCGCTTGGTAATCAGGTAATACTTTAGAAAATAGCAACTCATATTTATCTGTTAAGGCTTGTG from Podarcis raffonei isolate rPodRaf1 chromosome 9, rPodRaf1.pri, whole genome shotgun sequence harbors:
- the CLOCK gene encoding circadian locomoter output cycles protein kaput isoform X1; the protein is MFFTISTHKMSSIADRDDGSIFDGLVEEDDKDKAKRVSRNKSEKKRRDQFNVLIKELGSMLPGNARKMDKSTVLQKSIDFLQKHKEITAQSDASEIRQDWKPTFLSNEEFTQLMLEALDGFFLAIMTDGSIIYVSESVTPLLEHLPSDLVDQSIFNFVPEGEHSEVYKILSTHLLESDSLTPEYLKSKNQQEFCCHMLRGTIDPKEPPTYEYVKFIGNFKSLSNMSNSAHNGYEGTIQRSHRPSYEDRVCFVATVRLATPQFIKEMSTVEEPNEEFTSRHSLEWKFLFLDHRAPPIIGYLPFEVLGTSGYDYYHVDDLENLAKCHEHLMQYGKGKSCYYRFLTKGQQWIWLQTHYYITYHQWNSRPEFIVCTHTVVSYAEVRAERRRELGIEESLPEIAADKSQDSGSENHISTVSLKEALERFDHSPTPSSASRSSRKSSHTAVSDPSSTPTKMTMDTSTPPRQNLSSLEKSAQRRASLGNQSLNSQSIGQPLAQPMMSQPASLQIQQGMSQPMLQFSAQLGAMQHLKDQLEQRTRMIEANIHRQQEELRKIQEQLQMVHGQGLQMFLQQSTPGLNFGSVQLTPGNPSNIQQITPINMQGQVVQTNQIQGGMNTGHIGAQHMIQQQPLQSTTQQHNQQNILSGHSQQTSLSTPSQSTLSAPLYNTMVISQPATGNMVQIPSNLPPSNNQNAAITTFTQDRQIRFPQGQQLVTKLVTAPVACGAVMVPSTMFMGQVVTAYPTFAAQQQQPQTLSITQQQQQQQQQEQQQQQQQQQQQQQQQQQQQQQQQQQQQQQQQQQQQLTAVQQPAQTPLTQHPQQFLQTSRLLHGNQSTQLILSAAFPLQQSTFTQSHHQQHQSQQQQQQQQQHQQQQISRHRTDSMTEVSKIQPR
- the CLOCK gene encoding circadian locomoter output cycles protein kaput isoform X2, translated to MLPGNARKMDKSTVLQKSIDFLQKHKEITAQSDASEIRQDWKPTFLSNEEFTQLMLEALDGFFLAIMTDGSIIYVSESVTPLLEHLPSDLVDQSIFNFVPEGEHSEVYKILSTHLLESDSLTPEYLKSKNQQEFCCHMLRGTIDPKEPPTYEYVKFIGNFKSLSNMSNSAHNGYEGTIQRSHRPSYEDRVCFVATVRLATPQFIKEMSTVEEPNEEFTSRHSLEWKFLFLDHRAPPIIGYLPFEVLGTSGYDYYHVDDLENLAKCHEHLMQYGKGKSCYYRFLTKGQQWIWLQTHYYITYHQWNSRPEFIVCTHTVVSYAEVRAERRRELGIEESLPEIAADKSQDSGSENHISTVSLKEALERFDHSPTPSSASRSSRKSSHTAVSDPSSTPTKMTMDTSTPPRQNLSSLEKSAQRRASLGNQSLNSQSIGQPLAQPMMSQPASLQIQQGMSQPMLQFSAQLGAMQHLKDQLEQRTRMIEANIHRQQEELRKIQEQLQMVHGQGLQMFLQQSTPGLNFGSVQLTPGNPSNIQQITPINMQGQVVQTNQIQGGMNTGHIGAQHMIQQQPLQSTTQQHNQQNILSGHSQQTSLSTPSQSTLSAPLYNTMVISQPATGNMVQIPSNLPPSNNQNAAITTFTQDRQIRFPQGQQLVTKLVTAPVACGAVMVPSTMFMGQVVTAYPTFAAQQQQPQTLSITQQQQQQQQQEQQQQQQQQQQQQQQQQQQQQQQQQQQQQQQQQQQQLTAVQQPAQTPLTQHPQQFLQTSRLLHGNQSTQLILSAAFPLQQSTFTQSHHQQHQSQQQQQQQQQHQQQQISRHRTDSMTEVSKIQPR